In Bombus vancouverensis nearcticus chromosome 1, iyBomVanc1_principal, whole genome shotgun sequence, a single genomic region encodes these proteins:
- the wge gene encoding BAH domain and coiled-coil containing protein winged eye isoform X5, with the protein MRNVSLSHHTSHHASYHHFQPDNLGSSTAMAVGGATLVHCGGPGGEDRPAHLAIPSGALAPSLNAALGSSLNSSLNSSLNSTLGSIGAAASAATAATAAATAAWPPTLWQYPAAAAAAAAAAAAMPMEPVGFPQMGVGLQGGLQLVRDPTTGHLLLIHAAEQMQQAVVWPNYSNHNNGNVAPPPLLLPPPPPSLQLLSDIGGARLVLTESKRKQQSTLPIVKIEADCGTSPTTIITSTESTKALQTVTSMTGTLVPDASLVTTLHYYPHTPALVQISQAEPTHCRSQRNSFLSKATSPVSCLTPPPEVTTIHAIEPAEVAPIVGVQDASNQTDAPESEDQEQSLIEASVKQEQSLSPCQLQNSANLTTTTTNLTNLTNFEIVAASPEKVCNVVRITTTTTTVNPAVCSIVGKVDKAENTVINMADCPKYSITKECRSVTSIDRTIEHVVTRQIDREHDDRNHMEEEGEQQFAEDRISCRDVRTGSRIIEITEENCDSFHENLEFFRRRRDHSLDRLRDRKKNYAQETAGSEQEKEPDTKVADEKSEAELPKPEEMSATELHKHANSSVETPEINQSPKLSEDPKESKMEIDPNYESCEKSRDERSQAIVPRPQIIVKSFDMPNIDCDEQVVEPVVIKQEADEAMYEDYSYRCEPTSTMEKPKCQDLSKRHIVEKSHPGIENVVEKLKKNAAAALQETTPQKVDDSKDKNAENLRSRKHSETTPRKLENGLKKHILRSCENSQFMEKYEVARELEVSFSENARSAKDSQDVPNYVTTTEHPCDSPTSSKHPLSRNHFPHNNNDTRNNNDNTKLNDDKEPVVKKENVSPPEVCEVEMQCTNNNTVTPKKGKLEPLENSAALTFNNETPKSRLMINPKPRPIVDISGLELLSNSIEELERLRSNGNRKSELERSAIRGRIIFPLEERLSHNNNENSPLGVLCALAEQRFMEEVGDRTPRRSNLESSEEISHAGRLLLNLGRANVPENETKTSEKRKYVEENSENLKRLKTDGELEDEEFKYDSYSEDDDFDQQYDENERERIVSMTTENTRGSIDFSEEDDICTDDEENDVLKDAPLGTSSPCNNVNYERKEDFEEYERKAYEQYHRSESYSSKESIDDNLSDSDVEMYDEKMCADDKMVENDEDCKYEERRHILVENRDCHDYRNLQAKLDAKKFIARKGHIDNDADWPNMDAMELDMRVRLADIQRQYREKQKELSKLIPKKDEKKSPGRPRKKSHSSNSDHGLLTSPPTLESTSSPNKSPSQPSDGAPQPLASAVLAMPRCNVNLVKLGEQRSHIKLLDSIPSIPMPVAPVASPVTVLPSNKLPQEDDEKGAGRISDKCMQLGYDTSSPAPTIASSSSASKKRKVGRPRKLMCSSGGVRHLTETIVAKKPKSKSSLVGYLLSKNRHLQTKYVGKTGYTPLPFKTGLSSIKSSSKSHKSTKSKPKPAKQTPLHNKNVISSIIAEKAKLSQEVKLDKQSKMKPKLKAEAKVKTWEDDETSSVTENISPETIAEEPVKEIPVDTAEPAENEPEKNKHEKSKKKKRKSSSSSPSRHKLSDRDKRESKRRKSLECKECKECAKAARAEKTENVNKCKLTSAHLAIDQLRVLTAMGGLFYAGRLSAVQAPDVYAITLDGERGNRPHIHSREEILRDAIVEVCPTSTKELPPGTRLCAYWSQQYRCLYPGTSVEPSEPDPELDEKFVSVEFDDGDSGRIALDDIRLLQPDYPVVEYDPNPLLSLGKRRRQTSMSTEDKRSSSNSQPSTSTNANNALTPVLSTTSCYVSPTDAQSLDRQKVDDVDAKVLEEYRERKRMKKRRKDKLKRLQEAQEGKKKHRRHKCCEEHRKHRHRKHRKHKHRHSHHSSEGSHISSGESCCGQKSEEELPKETVATVECEEEPVQVQVQVQVQEEPVAQEEVAPEPIKEPIREEKPEKPEKPEKSEKPEKPEKPEKPKKTDKKSKVRERQESVESRSKMAAFLPARQLWGWAGKGYRRPGAKGRAKKQFFRAIQRGSETIQIGDSAVFLSTGRPDRPYIGRIESMWETSSSNMIVKVKWFYHPEETVGCPKNLKYPGALFESPHMDENDVQTISHKCEVLPLQEYTEKLGKEPHRYLTIYDNNDIYYLAGYYDPTTYLLTMQPGVV; encoded by the exons CAATGCCAATGGAACCAGTTGGTTTTCCCCAAATGGGTGTTGGTCTCCAAGGTGGTTTGCAGCTGGTCAGGGATCCAACTACAGGTCACCTTCTTCTTATCCATGCTGCTG AACAAATGCAACAAGCCGTAGTGTGGCCAAATTATTCGAATCACAATAACGGAAACGTCGCGCCACCGCCTCTCCTTCTTCCTCCTCCGCCGCCTTCGCTTCAACTTCTTAGCGACATTGGAGGCGCAAGGCTAGTCCTTACGGAAAGTAAACGGAAACAGCAAAGCACTCTACCTATCGTGAAAATAGAGGCGGATTGCGGCACCAGCCCTACGACCATAATCA CGTCGACAGAATCAACGAAGGCGCTGCAGACCGTAACTTCGATGACCGGAACTCTTGTACCAGATGCATCTCTGGTGACCACGTTGCACTATTATCCTCATACGCCTGCATTAGTTCAAATCAGCCAGGCCGAACCAACACACTGCAGATCTCAA CGAAATTCGTTTCTGTCGAAGGCGACCTCACCGGTCTCGTGTCTGACGCCGCCGCCAGAGGTGACGACGATCCACGCAATCGAGCCAGCTGAAGTGGCGCCGATAGTAGGCGTACAAGACGCGTCGAATCAGACGGACGCACCGGAATCCGAGGATCAGGAGCAATCTTTGATCGAGGCATCCGTTAAACAGGAACAAAGTTTGAGTCCCTGTCAACTACAGAATTCTGCCAACCTAACCACTACCACTACCAACTTGACGAATTTGACCAACTTCGAGATCGTGGCTGCCTCGCCGGAGAAGGTGTGCAACGTTGTTCGAATAACCACCACAACAACAACCGTAAATCCAGCGGTCTGTAGCATAGTGGGTAAAGTGGATAAAGCGGAAAATACTGTTATCAACATGGCAGATTGCCCGAAATATTCTATCACGAAGGAGTGTAGAAGCGTCACGTCGATCGATAGAACGATCGAACACGTGGTTACACGGCAGATTGATAGGGAACATGATGATAGAAATCACATGGAGGAGGAAGGCGAGCAACAGTTTGCCGAGGATAGGATATCATGCCGAGATGTGAGAACTGGTTCGAGAATTATTGAAATAACTGAAGAAAATTGCGATAGTTTCCACGAGAATTTGGAATTCTTTAGAAGAAGACGAGATCATTCCTTGGATAGACTCAGAGACAGGAAGAAGAATTACGCGCAGGAAACTGCGGGTTCTGAACAGGAAAAAGAGCCAGATACGAAGGTTGCCGATgaaaagagcgag GCCGAATTACCTAAACCAGAGGAAATGTCGGCGACTGAGTTGCACAAACATGCAAATTCTTCGGTCGAAACGCCAGAAATCAATCAAAGTCCAAAACTATCGGAGGATCCGAAAGAATCAAAAATGGAGATCGATCCGAATTACGAAAGTTGTGAGAAGAGCAGGGACGAGCGATCGCAGGCAATCGTTCCGCGTCCACAGATCATTGTGAAGTCGTTCGATATGCCGAACATCGATTGTGACGAACAGGTGGTCGAACCAGTCGTGATCAAACAGGAAGCAGATGAAGCAATGTATGAAGATTATTCATACAGATGCGAACCAACTTCAACCATGGAAAAACCAAAGTGCCAGGACCTGTCCAAGAGGCACATTGTTGAAAAGTCTCATCCTGGAATCGAAAACGTGGTGGAGAAGCTGAAGAAGAACGCAGCTGCAGCTTTACAAGAGACGACTCCCCAAAAAGTGGAcgactcgaaggataagaacgCAGAAAATCTTCGTTCAAGGAAACATTCAGAAACAACACCGAGAAAACTAGAAAACGGTTTGAAAAAACACATTCTAAGATCCTGCGAGAACTCTCAGTTCATGGAAAAATATGAAGTGGCACGAGAACTTGAGGTATCTTTTTCGGAAAATGCTCGTTCGGCTAAAGATTCTCAGGATGTTCCTAATTACGTAACAACGACCGAACATCCTTGCGATTCTCCTACGAGTAGCAAGCATCCCCTGTCCAGAAACCACTTCCCACACAATAATAACGACACGAGAAACAATAACGATAATACGAAGTTAAACGACGATAAAGAACCTGTCGTGAAAAAGGAGAATGTCTCGCCGCCCGAGGTCTGTGAAGTGGAAATGCAATGCACGAACAATAACACGGTGACGCCTAAAAAAGGAAAATTGGAACCGTTAGAAAACTCGGCGGCCTTGACGTTTAATAATGAAACTCCCAAATCTAGATTAATGATTAATCCTAAACCGAGACCTATAGTTGATATTAGCGGATTGGAATTGCTGTCGAACAGTATCGAGGAGTTGGAACGCTTGAGATCAAACGGCAATAGAAAATCTGAATTAGAGAGATCGGCTATCAGGGGCAGGATAATTTTTCCTCTGGAAGAGCGCCTCAGCCACAACAACAACGAGAACAGCCCTTTGGGGGTGTTGTGTGCTTTGGCAGAGCAAAGATTTATGGAGGAAGTAGGGGATAGAACTCCCCGGAGGTCGAATCTGGAGAGTTCCGAAGAAATATCTCATGCTGGTAGACTACTATTGAACCTGGGCAGAGCGAATGTCCCAGAAAATGAAACAAAGACATCGGAAAAGAGAAAATACGTGGAAGAAAATTCCGAAAACCTCAAGAGGCTCAAAACCGATGGCGAGTTGGAAGATGAGGAATTTAAATACGACTCATATTCCGAAGATGATGATTTTGATCAACAGTACGATGAAAATGAGCGAGAAAGAATTGTGTCTATGACGACTGAGAATACGAGAGGAAGCATAGATTTTTCCGAAGAAGACGATATTTGCACCGATGATGAAGAGAATGATGTATTAAAAGACGCTCCCCTTGGTACTAGTAGTCCTTGCAATAATGTAAActatgaaagaaaagaagatttTGAGGAGTATGAAAGAAAGGCATACGAACAGTATCATAGGAGTGAATCTTATAGCAGCAAGGAATCTATTGATGATAATTTATCGGATTCTGATGTTGAAATGTACGACGAAAAGATGTGTGCGGATGATAAAATGGTGGAGAACGACGAAGATTGCAAATATGAGGAAAGAAGACATATCTTGGTAGAAAATCGAGATTGTCACGATTATAGAAATTTGCAAGCAAAACTAGACGCAAAGAAGTTTATCGCTAGAAAAGGGCACATTGATAATGACGCAGACTGGCCGAATATGGATGCCATGGAACTTGACATGAGAGTCAGGTTGGCTGACATTCAAAGACAATATAGAGAAAAGCAGAAGGAATTGTCTAAATTGATCCCGAAGAAAGACGAAAAGAAGAGTCCTGGAAGACCGCGCAAGAAGAGCCATTCTTCTAA TTCCGATCACGGTCTCCTCACATCCCCACCTACGCTAGAATCGACGTCTTCACCCAACAAATCTCCATCGCAACCGTCCGATGGAGCTCCGCAGCCATTAGCTTCAGCTGTCCTAGCAATGCCAAGATGTAATGTGAATTTGGTAAAACTGGGTGAACAAAGGAGCCACATTAAATTACTGGATAGTATACCAAGTATTCCCATGCCCGTTGCACCAGTTGCTTCGCCAGTCACCGTACTACCATCAAACAAATTGCCGCAAGAGGACGACGAGAAAGGCGCAGGACGG ATCTCTGACAAATGTATGCAACTTGGATATGATACATCATCTCCAGCACCTACTATCGCGAGTTCTAGTTCAGCATCGAAGAAACGGAAGGTTGGTCGACCCAGGAAGTTAATGTGCTCATCCGGAGGTGTCAGACACCTTACGGAAACGATAGTTGCTAAGAAACCTAAGAGCAAAAGTTCTTTGGTGGGCTATCTTTTGTCGAAGAATAGGCATCTTCAAACAAAA TATGTGGGAAAAACTGGTTATACTCCACTACCGTTCAAGACTGGGCTATCTTCCATAAAATCTTCTTCCAAGAGTCACAAATCGACAAAATCAAAGCCGAAACCAGCGAAACAAACTCCTTTACACAATAAGAATGTGATCAGCTCCATTATCGCGGAAAAGGCAAAATTAAGTCAAGAAGTGAAATTGGATAAACAAAGCAAGATGAAGCCGAAATTGAAAGCTGAAGCGAAGGTGAAGACGTGGGAAGATGACGAAACCAGCAGTGTCACTGAAAATATATCGCCAGAAACCATCGCGGAGGAACCAGTGAAG GAAATCCCAGTGGACACGGCCGAACCTGCCGAAAACGAACCCGAGAAAAACAAACACGAGaaatcgaagaagaagaagcggaaGTCCAGTTCGTCATCGCCATCGCGACATAAGTTGAGCGATCGAGACAAGAGAGAGTCAAAACGTCGAAAGTCGCTCGAGTGCAAAGAGTGCAAGGAATGCGCGAAGGCTGCCCGAGCGGAGAAGACGGAGAATGTGAACAAATGCAAATTAACGTCGGCGCACTTGGCTATAGACCAGTTGAGGGTCTTAACTGCGATGGGTGGTCTATTTTACGCCGGAAGGCTGAGCGCGGTTCAGGCGCCTGACGTTTATGCGATCACGCTGGACGGCGAACGGGGCAACAGGCCTCACATCCATTCCAGAGAAGAGATTCTACGAGACGCG ATCGTCGAGGTCTGTCCCACTTCCACGAAAGAGCTACCGCCTGGCACGAGATTATGCGCCTACTGGAGCCAGCAATATCGTTGCTTGTATCCGGGTACCTCGGTCGAACCATCGGAACCTGACCCTGAGCTCGATGAGAAGTTTGTTAGCGTGGAGTTTGATGACGGGGATAGCGGCAGGATAGCTTTAGATGACATTAGACTGTTGCAGCCTGATTATCCAGTTGTcg AATATGATCCCAATCCCCTGTTGTCGTTGGGAAAACGTCGACGACAAACGTCAATGTCGACGGAGGATAAACGCTCTTCCAGTAACAGTCAACCTTCTACTTCCACGAATGCGAATAACGCGTTGACTCCTGTTTTATCCACAACGAGTTGTTACGTTTCCCCAACTGACGCACAGTCCCTGGATCGACAGAAGGTGGATGACGTAGATGCAAAAGTCTTGGAAGAATATCGCGAAAGGAAACGGatgaagaaaaggagaaaagacaAATTAAAGAGATTGCAGGAGGCTCAGGAAGGGAAGAAGAAGCACAGAAGGCACAAATGTTGCGAAGAACATAGAAAACATAGGCACAGAAAACATCGTAAACACAAGCACAGGCATAGTCATCACAGCAGCGAAGGAAGTCACATTAG CAGTGGGGAAAGTTGTTGCGGGCAGAAGAGCGAAGAAGAACTGCCCAAGGAAACGGTAGCCACAGTAGAATGCGAAGAAGAACCAGTCCAAGTCCAAGTCCAAGTCCAAGTCCAAGAAGAACCAGTAGCGCAAGAAGAAGTAGCCCCGGAACCAATCAAAGAACCTATTCGCGAGGAGAAACCCGAGAAACCCGAAAAACCCGAGAAATCCGAGAAACCCGAAAAACCCGAAAAACCCGAAAAACCGAAGAAAACGGACAAAAAGTCGAAAGTGCGTGAACGACAGGAATCGGTGGAAAGTCGAAGCAAAATGGCAGCTTTCTTGCCAGCGAGACAATTGTGGGGCTGGGCTGGAAAAGGTTACAGACGACCCGGTGCCAAGGGAAGAGCCAAGAAACAATTCTTCCGAGCTATTCAACGAGGTAGCGAGACGATCCAGATCGGTGACAGTGCGGTCTTTCTGTCGACTGGCAGACCCGATAGACCCTACATCGGGCGCATCGAATCCATGTGGGAAACTTCAAGTTCCAATATGATCGTGAAGGTGAAGTGGTTCTATCATCCTGAGGAGACCGTGGGTTGCCCGAAGAATTTGAAGTACCCG GGTGCCCTGTTCGAGTCCCCTCACATGGACGAGAACGATGTTCAAACGATCTCCCACAAATGCGAGGTGCTGCCGCTTCAGGAATACACAGAGAAGCTGGGAAAAGAGCCGCACAGATATCTGACCATATACGACAACAACGACATTTACTATTTGGCTGGATATTACGACCCCACGACGTACCTGTTGACCATGCAGCCAGGGGTTGTTTGA